In one window of Thermodesulfobacteriota bacterium DNA:
- a CDS encoding ethylbenzene dehydrogenase-related protein, which translates to MPAIAAQSASASDGGPEKGRAIYEKRCSWCHGIDGAGDGPAAEFLNPPPRDLTFGLYKWKSTPFDEYSPSDEDFEKMIAGDGSHAGISGWDGMSGTSMPGWKDVMGPEGIRHMAAYMRSLSGLGKAEMPAISLAGKIRPGPESIERGRVLFKDRCAECHGLDGRGDGTKKLRDDWGARTWPRDLTKGWTFRAGSGPEDVYTRVTVGIPGTQMPSFADPSSKKAMTEEERWDVANYAASLDEPSRRPVPETVVKALKVEGGLPLTHSDKLWDSAPEANYFLFPQIIAGEKAFTPSLDSISVKAAHNGNEIAFLLEWNDPTNSMPWDPKAVEVADGPLFPDGAAIQFPAGEVKGGRPYFGMGDGRKPVEIWHWRSPEDQSGKEAFGVLEAKGFERISRKTVSEKAGFEASGVYENGRWRVVFKGPLNYENGPAFEEGAFTPIAFALWDGSNGDEKGKHVMTGWEWAKLEKEAPGPSYMWPLAVGGFALAAELLWLFLRKGMKD; encoded by the coding sequence TTGCCCGCTATAGCGGCCCAGTCCGCTTCGGCCTCGGACGGCGGCCCGGAAAAGGGCAGGGCTATCTACGAGAAGCGCTGCTCCTGGTGCCACGGCATCGATGGCGCGGGCGACGGCCCGGCAGCCGAATTCCTCAACCCGCCCCCGAGGGACCTTACGTTCGGCCTGTACAAGTGGAAGTCCACCCCTTTCGACGAATACTCCCCCTCGGACGAGGACTTTGAAAAGATGATCGCCGGAGACGGTTCTCATGCAGGCATATCCGGCTGGGACGGCATGAGCGGGACCTCGATGCCCGGATGGAAGGATGTGATGGGTCCTGAAGGGATACGGCACATGGCCGCCTACATGAGGTCGCTTTCAGGGCTTGGCAAGGCCGAGATGCCGGCTATAAGCCTTGCCGGAAAGATACGGCCAGGCCCGGAGAGCATCGAGCGGGGCCGCGTACTCTTCAAGGACAGGTGCGCCGAGTGCCACGGCCTTGACGGGAGGGGCGACGGCACGAAGAAGCTCCGTGACGATTGGGGCGCAAGGACCTGGCCCAGGGACCTCACAAAGGGATGGACCTTCAGGGCAGGGAGCGGCCCCGAGGACGTCTACACGCGGGTGACGGTCGGCATACCGGGCACCCAGATGCCGAGCTTCGCGGACCCGTCTTCAAAAAAGGCGATGACCGAGGAAGAGAGGTGGGACGTTGCCAATTACGCCGCCTCCCTTGACGAGCCTTCGCGAAGGCCCGTCCCGGAAACGGTGGTAAAGGCCTTAAAGGTGGAGGGGGGCCTTCCCCTCACGCACTCGGACAAATTGTGGGATTCCGCGCCCGAGGCCAACTACTTCCTTTTTCCGCAGATAATAGCCGGGGAGAAGGCCTTTACGCCTTCGCTTGACTCGATTTCAGTAAAGGCCGCACATAACGGCAATGAGATCGCCTTCCTGCTCGAATGGAACGACCCGACGAATTCGATGCCGTGGGACCCTAAAGCCGTCGAGGTCGCCGACGGCCCGCTCTTTCCGGACGGCGCGGCTATCCAGTTCCCCGCCGGCGAGGTCAAGGGCGGACGGCCGTACTTCGGCATGGGCGACGGCAGGAAGCCGGTCGAGATATGGCATTGGAGGAGCCCAGAGGACCAGTCGGGTAAAGAGGCCTTCGGGGTGCTGGAGGCAAAGGGCTTCGAGCGCATATCCCGGAAAACTGTTTCCGAAAAAGCGGGCTTCGAGGCCAGTGGCGTATACGAAAACGGCAGGTGGCGCGTCGTCTTTAAAGGCCCGCTAAATTATGAAAACGGCCCGGCCTTCGAAGAGGGCGCTTTCACGCCCATTGCCTTCGCCCTGTGGGACGGCTCCAACGGCGACGAAAAGGGAAAGCACGTCATGACCGGATGGGAATGGGCGAAGCTCGAAAAAGAAGCACCCGGCCCCTCATACATGTGGCCGCTCGCAGTGGGCGGCTTCGCCCTCGCAGCCGAGTTGCTCTGGCTCTTCCTAAGGAAGGGCATGAAGGATTGA
- a CDS encoding radical SAM protein, whose amino-acid sequence MSLVAPPFLVSWNVTKRCNLSCGHCYLDACELSGADAVPTDEALSYIGQIGNLSPGCMLVLTGGEPLLREDIFLLAGRASELGLSPVIGTNGTLLTGETIKKLLGSGVQGAGVSLDSLTPALHDRIRGVEGAWARTLKGIEALSGSSLPFQLQFTLAKENVNEIPVFVEFAEKTGARAVNFFFLVCTGRGQKTTDLTPAEYESALGSIAAKEKEYRGRIMVRARCAPHLVRAAGESDPESALLKGGTSGCIAGRGYLRISPEGFVTPCPYIPVSEGSPSLREKPLLEIWENDAAFKTLRSPVYKGRCAECEYSDSCGGCRARALATRGDLMAEDPWCMHEPKGVKKETSAPPAWSPDAEERLKNVPAFIRPTIKKGLERYASHKGIKLITPELMKELREKAGR is encoded by the coding sequence ATGAGCCTCGTCGCACCCCCCTTCCTCGTCTCATGGAACGTAACGAAAAGGTGCAACCTCTCTTGCGGCCATTGCTATCTCGACGCCTGCGAGCTCTCCGGGGCCGACGCCGTCCCCACGGATGAAGCCCTCTCCTATATCGGCCAGATAGGAAACCTCTCGCCCGGCTGCATGCTCGTCCTGACCGGCGGCGAGCCGCTACTCCGGGAAGACATATTCCTGCTTGCAGGCCGCGCATCGGAACTCGGCCTCTCCCCTGTCATAGGCACGAACGGGACGCTTCTTACTGGCGAAACGATAAAGAAGCTCCTCGGCTCAGGCGTGCAGGGCGCGGGGGTAAGCCTCGATTCGCTTACGCCCGCGCTCCACGACCGCATCCGCGGTGTCGAAGGCGCATGGGCAAGGACATTAAAGGGCATAGAGGCATTGTCCGGGTCTTCACTACCCTTCCAGCTCCAGTTCACGCTCGCAAAGGAAAACGTGAATGAGATCCCGGTTTTTGTCGAGTTCGCAGAAAAGACGGGGGCAAGGGCGGTAAACTTCTTTTTCCTCGTCTGCACCGGGCGCGGCCAGAAGACGACCGACCTCACCCCTGCCGAGTACGAATCCGCGCTCGGCTCCATTGCCGCCAAAGAAAAGGAATACAGGGGAAGGATAATGGTCAGGGCGCGGTGCGCCCCGCACCTGGTCCGGGCGGCAGGCGAATCCGACCCCGAAAGCGCTCTCCTTAAAGGCGGCACAAGCGGCTGCATAGCCGGCAGGGGGTATCTGAGGATTTCACCCGAGGGCTTTGTAACCCCCTGCCCCTACATACCTGTAAGCGAAGGCTCGCCGAGCCTCAGGGAAAAGCCCCTTTTGGAGATATGGGAAAACGACGCGGCATTCAAGACGCTGCGGAGCCCCGTCTACAAGGGCAGGTGCGCGGAATGCGAATATTCGGACTCATGCGGCGGCTGCAGGGCAAGGGCCCTTGCCACAAGGGGCGACCTTATGGCCGAAGACCCCTGGTGCATGCACGAGCCGAAGGGCGTTAAAAAAGAGACAAGCGCCCCGCCCGCATGGAGCCCGGATGCCGAGGAAAGGCTCAAGAACGTGCCTGCCTTCATAAGGCCAACGATAAAAAAGGGGCTCGAACGATACGCCTCGCATAAGGGAATAAAGCTGATCACCCCTGAGCTCATGAAAGAGCTCCGGGAAAAGGCAGGCAGATGA
- a CDS encoding cytochrome c — protein sequence MRLLKFILINLFFYALLKMPGLLAGKPIPSSVITMYMFFIIVTVLLVMTITDEGAEDLFAPARSLLEDPSKAFARNVLFAVLPIVAALSVYYLAAEPAPPFELRSAHPAPPGAVRAYGKVYELDGLENPLRSIEKEDPAAFKEMVREGGEVYFRNCLFCHGAKLDGRGHYAHAMDPLPMPFTGSDTIAQLKESYLFWRIVKGGPGLPREGGPNISSMPAWEDELTEEEVWKVILFLYDYTGNRPRSWKD from the coding sequence ATGAGGCTACTCAAGTTCATCCTCATAAACCTCTTCTTCTACGCGCTCCTCAAGATGCCAGGCCTCCTTGCCGGGAAGCCCATCCCGTCGAGCGTAATCACGATGTACATGTTTTTTATCATCGTGACGGTCCTGCTCGTCATGACCATCACGGACGAGGGCGCGGAAGATCTTTTCGCGCCGGCAAGGTCGCTTCTGGAGGACCCCTCAAAGGCGTTTGCCCGGAATGTCCTTTTTGCCGTTCTCCCCATAGTAGCCGCGCTCTCGGTTTATTATTTGGCCGCCGAGCCTGCCCCTCCGTTTGAGCTCCGTAGCGCGCACCCGGCCCCGCCAGGCGCGGTGCGCGCCTACGGGAAGGTCTATGAGCTTGACGGGCTTGAGAACCCGCTCCGGTCGATCGAGAAGGAAGACCCCGCCGCCTTTAAGGAGATGGTCCGCGAGGGCGGGGAGGTCTACTTCAGGAACTGCCTTTTCTGCCACGGCGCCAAGCTCGACGGCAGGGGGCATTACGCCCACGCAATGGACCCGCTCCCAATGCCCTTCACGGGGAGCGATACCATCGCGCAGCTAAAGGAGTCCTACCTTTTCTGGAGGATCGTAAAGGGCGGGCCCGGACTGCCGAGGGAGGGCGGCCCGAACATATCATCAATGCCCGCGTGGGAGGATGAGCTTACGGAAGAGGAGGTCTGGAAGGTGATACTCTTCCTTTACGATTACACCGGGAACAGGCCCAGGAGCTGGAAGGACTGA
- a CDS encoding HyaD/HybD family hydrogenase maturation endopeptidase, whose product MNDAKRERALVLGIGNVLLRDEGLGVRAIEYFSERYGFGPDVDCLDGGTSGLGLLSYIKDYSHIIVVDAVAASGPPGKVIRIPGEEVAKWPALKSTSAHQIGLRDLIEIARFQGLSPELVIIGIIPKDITPGLELTPETAESVPKAAEAVREELSRFGFKAERKKPSPFEKGG is encoded by the coding sequence ATGAATGATGCAAAACGTGAAAGGGCCCTTGTGCTCGGGATAGGGAACGTGCTCCTGAGGGACGAGGGCCTGGGGGTAAGGGCGATAGAGTATTTTTCTGAACGCTACGGCTTCGGCCCGGACGTCGACTGCCTTGACGGCGGCACCTCGGGCCTGGGCCTTCTCTCTTATATAAAAGACTACTCTCACATCATCGTGGTCGACGCAGTGGCAGCAAGCGGCCCTCCCGGGAAGGTCATCCGGATACCCGGGGAGGAGGTCGCAAAATGGCCCGCGCTAAAGTCGACCAGCGCCCATCAGATCGGCCTCAGGGACTTAATCGAAATAGCCAGATTCCAGGGCCTGAGCCCCGAGCTCGTAATAATAGGGATAATCCCTAAGGACATTACTCCGGGCCTTGAGCTTACCCCTGAGACGGCTGAATCCGTGCCCAAGGCTGCCGAGGCCGTAAGGGAAGAGCTTTCGAGGTTCGGTTTCAAGGCGGAGAGGAAAAAACCCTCCCCCTTTGAAAAAGGGGGATAA
- a CDS encoding cytochrome ubiquinol oxidase subunit I, with product MPLPMNKGPIRSSLSSPALITLILFLASSALFSSEASGSAYAPAPILGPGDYPSVKGLSPRLAVWLAAQMHVWFAAFVLAVPIFVVILEFIGMVKKDARYDRVAYEFLRISTTAFSLTAITGGMLLAALIVFYPGLMKYLASIFGPTAIFYALFFLLETAALYTYYYGWKRMAEGRLKLLHLAVGLGLNISGTGLMFVANAWVTFMMTPSGVDAAGVFSGNLWEAVNNHLWSPMNLHRFIANIAYGGSIVGAYAAYRFLGASGEEERAHYDWMGYTASLIAIGALLPLPFAGYWLTAEIYAFSQQMGITLMGGVFAWLFIIQAVIIGALFLAANYYLWCGFGRGAYGEAYLKYVKYIALVVAASFLVWFTPHTLILTPSEARAIGGQYHPYLGPLGLMPAKNTAVNIMLLFTFLSFILYRRAHRRPVAAWVKYGNALQAGLFTAAVANISFLGVYYGYFTNTVYKVASSVPQVATTLFVILACLVIEWLMGRGGKREDFKWGRMPERSQYALILIAVSFTWLMGLMGFVRSAIRQHWHVYSVMKDASGEAFTPSIAYAAKVVSTGTIIFLAIIVFIFWLGGMGQGKEAGKDE from the coding sequence ATGCCGCTTCCGATGAACAAGGGCCCGATCAGAAGTTCCCTTTCAAGCCCGGCGCTCATCACGCTGATCCTTTTTCTTGCCTCGTCCGCGCTCTTTTCGTCCGAGGCGTCCGGTTCGGCGTATGCGCCCGCCCCTATTCTCGGTCCTGGCGACTACCCCTCGGTCAAGGGCTTGAGCCCGAGGCTCGCAGTATGGCTCGCCGCTCAGATGCACGTCTGGTTCGCGGCATTCGTCCTCGCGGTCCCGATATTCGTCGTGATACTCGAATTCATCGGGATGGTAAAGAAGGACGCCCGCTACGACAGGGTCGCCTACGAGTTCCTCAGGATCAGCACGACCGCGTTTTCGCTCACCGCCATAACCGGCGGCATGCTCCTTGCCGCGCTCATCGTGTTCTATCCGGGCCTCATGAAGTACCTCGCCTCGATCTTCGGCCCCACCGCGATCTTTTACGCGCTCTTTTTCCTCCTGGAAACAGCGGCCCTCTATACCTACTACTACGGCTGGAAGCGCATGGCCGAAGGCCGGTTGAAGCTCCTCCACCTTGCCGTGGGCCTCGGGCTGAACATCTCCGGGACCGGGCTAATGTTCGTGGCCAACGCATGGGTGACCTTCATGATGACGCCGTCGGGCGTGGACGCGGCCGGCGTATTCAGCGGCAATCTCTGGGAAGCGGTCAATAACCACCTCTGGAGCCCCATGAACCTCCACAGGTTCATAGCGAACATAGCCTACGGCGGCTCCATCGTCGGCGCGTACGCCGCGTACAGGTTCCTCGGCGCCTCAGGCGAGGAGGAGAGGGCGCACTACGACTGGATGGGCTACACCGCGAGCCTCATCGCCATAGGCGCGCTCCTGCCGCTTCCCTTCGCCGGGTACTGGCTCACTGCCGAAATCTACGCCTTCAGCCAGCAGATGGGCATAACGCTCATGGGAGGGGTCTTTGCGTGGCTGTTCATCATACAGGCCGTAATAATAGGCGCGCTATTCCTTGCCGCGAACTATTACCTGTGGTGCGGCTTCGGGAGGGGCGCCTACGGGGAGGCGTATCTCAAGTACGTAAAGTACATCGCCCTGGTCGTTGCAGCCTCTTTCCTCGTCTGGTTCACCCCTCATACGCTGATACTCACGCCGTCGGAGGCGCGCGCCATCGGCGGGCAATACCACCCGTATCTCGGGCCGCTGGGTCTCATGCCGGCCAAGAACACGGCCGTGAACATAATGCTCCTTTTCACGTTCCTTTCTTTTATCCTTTACAGGCGGGCCCACAGGAGGCCCGTCGCCGCATGGGTTAAATACGGAAACGCGCTCCAGGCAGGCCTCTTCACCGCCGCGGTGGCGAACATATCCTTCCTCGGGGTCTACTACGGCTATTTCACCAACACTGTATACAAGGTGGCCTCGTCGGTGCCGCAGGTGGCGACTACCCTTTTCGTAATCCTCGCCTGCCTTGTGATCGAATGGCTAATGGGCCGTGGCGGCAAAAGAGAGGATTTCAAATGGGGGCGCATGCCCGAGAGGAGCCAGTACGCGCTCATACTCATAGCCGTCTCGTTTACCTGGCTCATGGGGTTGATGGGGTTCGTCCGTTCGGCCATAAGGCAGCACTGGCACGTATATTCGGTAATGAAGGACGCGTCGGGAGAGGCGTTCACGCCTTCCATAGCGTACGCGGCAAAGGTTGTCTCGACGGGCACGATAATCTTTCTTGCCATCATCGTATTCATTTTCTGGCTCGGCGGCATGGGGCAGGGAAAGGAGGCCGGAAAAGATGAGTAG
- a CDS encoding hydrogenase maturation nickel metallochaperone HypA, protein MSITRSLLDAVRAEMDKAALKELRSVSIRVGELTAVEPEALRFCFEASIKGTPFEGAALEIEEAPLRGRCKDCGNVFRMALFERNCAGCGGSSIEIAGGNELDLVSMEGV, encoded by the coding sequence ATGTCAATAACGAGGAGCCTCCTCGATGCCGTCAGGGCGGAGATGGACAAGGCGGCGCTCAAGGAGCTAAGGAGCGTCAGTATACGGGTGGGCGAGCTTACGGCCGTTGAGCCGGAGGCCCTCAGGTTCTGCTTCGAGGCGTCCATAAAGGGCACCCCCTTCGAGGGCGCGGCCCTTGAAATCGAAGAAGCTCCGCTCAGGGGCAGGTGCAAGGACTGCGGCAATGTATTCAGGATGGCCCTTTTCGAGAGGAACTGCGCCGGGTGCGGCGGCAGCTCCATAGAAATAGCCGGGGGTAACGAGCTCGACCTGGTATCGATGGAAGGCGTTTGA